The nucleotide window TTGGCCTCTTCCCATTTTGAGTCCGTCTCCATGGTAATGAAGATATCCGGCTGATGTTTCGCAATGAGTTCGTGAAATCTGCTAAATTCAGTATTGAACTGGTGCACATTTACAGACAGAATTTTTACCTTCGAAGAGGACTGTGAAGTTTTTGAAGTTTTCTTGCGCTTATAGAATTTTGTATAGCGAATCAGAACATAAAGGTGATAACACATAAGACCGAACTGAATGGTATTTAATACCCAGAACCAAATGTCTTTGCTTACCAGTACAATGCTGAATCCAAAAACCGCAGCCTGCAGGATGAGCAATTGAATTTTCATAAATTCCGGCACGCGGAAAATCCAGTGCTGATTTCTTATAAAAGGGAGTACACTCAGCAGGATAAGCAGTGCGGACAATACGTTTAGAAACAGTTCCATAGTTTAATAGCTGCAAAGTAAAATAAAAAACCCGCATTTAAAGCTTTTCTGCTCGATTTTATTCATTGTGGACCTTGGTGCCTATGGGATTCCTTTTGTATTTTTGCGCTGCCGGCAACGTACGTATGTTAAACCGGCATCTTTCTCTTCAATTAAAATTCAAAAATTATGAAAATCGGGATATTAGGTGGCGGACAGTTGGGACGGATGTTAATTCAGGAAGGTCTGAAATACGACGACGAATGGTTTACCCTGGATCCTGCAGCCGACGCGCCCTGCAGTACCATTTCCGATTTTACTCAGGGCAAATTTGATGAGTATGAGACGGTTTTCAACTTTGGGAAGGGGAAAGATGTGGTTTCCATTGAAATTGAGCATGTGGATGTGGATGCACTTTTTGAACTTAAAGCCTCAGGCATCAGAGTTTGCCCAAGTCCCGAAATCATCCGGATCATCCAGCAGAAGATATTGCAGAAGAAATTCTACAAAAAGCATGGTATCCCAAGTCCTGAATTCCAGATTATTCAGCAGAAATCCGAAGTAGATTTCCCCTTGCCGTTTGTACAGAAAATGAATACCGGCGGTTACGACGGTAAAGGGGTACAGGTCATACGTACGGAAGACGATCTGCAGAAACTTTGGAATGTACCCTCCGTACTGGAAGCTCTTGTCGATATTGAAAAGGAACTTTCCATCATCGTGGCGATTGGCGAGGACGGCGAAACGAAAACCTTCCCGGTAACTGAAATGGTGGCCGATCCCAAACTGAATCTTCTGGATTTCAACATCTGTCCGGCACATATTTCCGAGGATGTGGAAAAGCAGATCATCGACATTACCGCGCAGTTCACTAAAGCCGCCAACTCTGCCGGCCTTTTTGCCATTGAACTCTTCCTCGATAAAGAAGGTAAAGTTTGGGTAAATGAAACTGCGCCCAGGCTGCATAATTCCGGGCATCAAACGCAGGAAGGAAATGCCAACTCGCAGTTTGAGCAGCTGTGCCGGATCCTGAAGAATGTACCGCTGGCCGATACCGAGGCAATGGGCTACTCGGGCATGCTGAATCTTGTGGGGGATGAAAACCATTCCGGTAAGGTAAGATATGAAGGTTTGGAAGAGGTGATGAAACTGCCACAGACTTATGTACACCTTTACGGAAAAACCAGCACTAAACCTGGACGAAAAATGGGCCACATCAATGTATTGGCAGCTAACCGCGAGGAACTTATGGAAAAACTGATCCGCATTAAGTCGATGGTGAAGGTTACTTCCGTTTAAGCATTCCGGGCCGGTAGTTCATGATGATGACTCCGGTGATGATGAGTATCGCTGCAATGATAAACTTCACTGTGATTTCTTCATTCAGCACCAGCCAGCCCAGGAAGATGGCAATACCCGTATTGACGTAGGAAAGCATGGATATTTGCGTGGGCCGCAGTCTCTTCAGCGCATAATTGAATGCAAAATAAGCAGCCACCGAGCCAAAACAGGCCAGATAAACCGTTGCTGCAATACTTCGGGCCGACCATAAACGGTAATCCGTTTCTTCAGAAAAAAGGAAGGCGATAATTAGCTGCACGATTCCGGCGAAGGCAAACTGATAAAACAGGTTTAGAAAAAGATTATCGTTGCGGAACTGAATTTTCTTCGTGTAGATCGTTCCGCCTGCCCAACCGAATATGGCCAGGAAAAGCAGGATAATTCCGAAAAGATAGTCCGGATTGCCAAAATCTGACATTCCGTTCCAAAAGATAAACAGCACGCCGCTGAAGCCAAAAAGTATCCCGGCAACCGATCTGAAAGAAAATTTTTCCAGTCCGAAAATAACACTGCAAAGCAAAACGGCAATTGGTGACATTGAACTTACCAGGGAGGCCAGACTGCTTGAAATATGAGCTTCGGCCACGGTAGTAAGACCGTTGGCAACGATCAGCATCAGCGACGAAAGGGTGATCTGCACCATGAAGTTACGGCGTCCGATCCATTTTAACTGTCCGCGCGCAATCAGGAAAAGAAGTAGGATAAGTGCGGCCAGCAGCTGCCGTAATCCGGCTACAAACCAGGGCGGGATGGTTTCCACACCGATCTTTATGCCGAGAAAGGTGGTTCCCCAAACGATGGCGATGGTAAGAACTGCTATGATGAGCCGGAGATCTGCGCTGATTTTCACGCTGCAAAAGTAGCCATTCCACACGGCATGAGGTCTTTTTTTGCTAAATTTTCCTAACTTTAAGCCTTCAAAATAAATATCTTTTTTCTCGGTATGGTCGGAATAATTATGGGTAGCCAGAGCGATCTGGCCATTATGCAGCAGGCAGCAGATTTCTTGAAATCACAGAATATAGACTATGAACTTACGGTGGTTTCGGCGCACAGAACGCCGGAACGCATGTTTGACTATGCAAAATCTGCAAAAAGCCGCGGACTGAAGGTAATTGTTGCCGGAGCAGGCGGCGCCGCACACCTTCCGGGTATGGTGGCCAGCTGTACCACACTTCCTGTAATCGGCGTGCCGATATTATCTTCAAACTCCATTGACGGTTGGGATTCCATCCTGTCCATTTTGCAGATGCCTTCCGGAATTCCGGTGGCTACAGTAGCGCTGAACGGTGCCATGAATGCCGGGATTTTGGCCGCTAAGATCATCGGCGCCTCAGATGATGCAGTTGCAGAAAGACTGGAAAAATATCAGGAATCACTAAAGGAGAAAGTCATGAGAACGGTAGAGGAAATCAACAGGAGCCATCCCAACAACTTTGATAAATAGCCGGCCACGGTCCACAGATGGCGGATAATCGCCGCCATCCTGTTTCAATTCCTGAATCAAATTAATTTTGAGCTCAAAAGAAGCCGACTTCTCATATAGAAATGTGGAGAAGTATACATTTGCTTACTTTTTGAAGAATTCCATCAGATCCATATAATTCTTCTGGTTCACGCCGTGACCGCTCATATACTCGCGGAAAGTGAAGTAGCAGCTAAGGTCGTACAACAGATCTGCGGCTTTGCGGCCCCATTCCAATGGGATTACAGTGTCGTCGGTGCCGTGTGAGATAAAGAAACGCAGGTGTTCCAGTTTTTTCTTGTCCTTAACAATTTCGCCGAGAAGTTTTTCTTCAGGGTAACAGCTCAGACAGGCTACTTTGCTGAACAGTTCAGGCAAACGTAGCGCAAGTGCATAGCTAAGAATTCCGCCCTGCGAGAATCCGCACAGATGTGTTTTGTTGTCGGTTAGTCCATATTGGTTGGATATCCGGAGCATCTGATCCAGGATTCCGTTCAGCGAAGCATTGGCCTGTGCAGTATCTACAAATTTTTCAGGGTCCATAAAATCGATATCATACCAGGAATAACCTTCATATTCAGTGGAATGTGGCGCCCGAAAACTTACCACGATCCAATCGTCGGGTAAGGTGGGTGTAAATGAGAAAAGGTCCTGTTCATTACTGCCGTAGCCGTGAAGAAGAAACAGAATGGTGGTTTGCGGAGTGATATGCTGAGGTTCGCGTATGAGGTATTGAAGGTCCATAAAATATTTTCTGCGAATATACTCAAATCTGTTGCCACGCCCGGGGATTGTCATTAAGGCCGGAATAAGGTGTAATTTAATTGCAAATAATGTTCAGAATGTCAAACTTTATTATCAAAAAATCCTATATTTGACCGTTAATAATAAAATTTGGCATGAAAAGAACGCTTCTTTCCCGTAAAAAGATCAGTTTTACGTTACCGTTAATAGCTTCAGTTACTATATTAAGCCTTTTTTCCTCCTGTAAGGAGCGTGAAGAAGACCCGAACGAAACGCTGAGCGTAGCCTTTACCGTACAGGCAACTCCGCTGGTAGACATCAATGCGGTGGTTACTCAGGTAGGTACAGTACAAAGCACCAAGTTCAATGTTCCCGGAACTACCTGGTCCAGTGAGCCGCAAATCGTGAACAGTTCTGTAGGAGCTGTACATCTTGCTGCAACCGGAGAGGGTGTAGATGCCGATTCCAGACTGATTGTAAGGATTTTTGTAAACGGTGAACAGAAAGCTGTTGATACTGCCAAAGGTATCAACCTGATGGCCAAGACGGTGGTGGATTTTAATAAATAAGAATTAGCTCGTCATTATAAAACTCCCGGAAATTTATTTTCGGGAGTTGTTTTTTGTCGTAGAATATGAAGCGGGGACTCTGGATTTGCCTCAAGAAGAAATACATTCTTGGACAGTTCTTCTTTATCTTGTGATGGTATTTGGAGGACATGAAAAATCAAGTGGTTTAACAAGAGCCAAGAAAAAGATTTAAAAAAAATGGCTGGAACGATCCTTAATAATGAAATGATACAATCAAGTATCGCAAAGTGGGCAGATACCATCTCTGCTTCTAATTGGGGTGGGAATAATCTACATATTGATGAAATTGACAGTTTGATGAATTTGGAACGGAATCAATGGGTTAGGGTGTCATTTTCTATTCTCAATATTATTAGTAATAAAAAAAGAAAACCTGATTCTCTAATACCTTTTTTACATATAGATTTGGAATTTACCAAGTGTAAGATCGAAATTAATAATATTACCCTCGATTGGCTAGAAGAAAACATCGATCGCTATACTCCTCCGAGTCTGCATTTTACTACTAAAGAATATTTTAACAGTTTTTACGTTCGCGAATTATCTCGCTGTGAAGTGGGAAATGATATTTTAGAATACATTAATTACTCAGATAAGCTCTCATTTTTTAAAAGACAATACTTGGATAAAGACGAGGAGATGTATTCAAATGAAATTTACATATTTATTGATTGAAGCATATAGGAATCAAATAGAGACGAGATGAAAGGGGAAAGGAGCCGCAAATCGTAAACAGTTCTGTAGGAGCAGTACTTCTTGCTACAACCGGTGAAGGTGTAAATGGATTCCAGACTTATCGCAAGGATTTTTGCAAGTGACGAACAGAAAACTGTAGATACCGCTAAAGTATCAACCTGATGGCCAAGACGGTGGTGGATTTCAATAAATAAAAGATTAGCAATCCAAAGCAAATAACAACTCCCGGAAATGTTCTTTCCGGGAGTTTAAATTGACTGTTTTAATTTATAGTTCGCGCTCTACTTTTGCGACTGGCTTCAGCTTAATAAGCCTCATTTTGTCCAGCAGAAGCATAATGTAGTAGGTCACATCTATCTCGTGCCATCTTACGCCGCCAAAGTTGGCTCTGCTGCCGTGTTTGTGGTGATTGTTGTGATAACCTTCGCCCATCATCAGCCAGTCGAATCTGAAAAGGTTTTTAGAGGTATCTGAAACTTTAAAGTTCACATAGCCGTAAATGTGCCCGAACCAGTTGATGATCACGCCGTGAATAGGCGCCATCATATAAGCAACAGGAAGTAAGAGCCACTGCCACCAGGCCGTAGCGAAAATATAAAAGAAGGCGGTATAGCCGGCCGCCCAGACAAGTCTGGAAAACCATGAACTTGCAAAGCGGTCAAACGCTTCCCACTTCGGAACGTTCTTGGTGAATTTTTCTTCTATAGCTACCTTTTGCTGGTTAATCTGCTGATAAATGGATTTCGTACGCCACATCATTGTGAAAAGGTTATGGTCGTATTTCGGCGAGTGCGGATCTTTTTCAGTGTCGGCGTAGGCATGATGCATGCGGTGCATGACACCATAGCCATAAGCCGAAAGATAATTGGATCCCTGTGTGATCCAGGTGAGGACATAACATAGCTTTTCGCCAAAACGGGACATTTTAAAACTTTGATGAGCGGCGTAGCGGTGGAGGAAGAAGGTTTGGAAAAAAAGTCCGGAATACCAAAGGACTGCAATAAAAATAAGGATGGTCATGAAATGAAAGAATATATGAAGCCATAAAGTTACGCCGAATACAGTAAAATCATGGTCTGTAGCTCCACCTTACACTATGCATACAATAAAAGCCGCAAAAAATTTGCGGCTTTTATAGGTGTTATATGGTGTGTTTACACTGCTTTCACGATGAAATAATTCTTCTTTCCTTTCTGCAGCAGCAGGAATTTCCCGTCAATTAAATCTGCTTCAGAAACTTCAAACGTGTCGTCTACTTTGTCTTTATTGATGGAGATGGAATTGCTTTGCAGCTCCCTCCTGGCTTCACCTTTAGACTTCAGGAAACCTGATTTCTCAGAGATAAGGTCAATGATGTTGGATCCGATCAGTTCCGCTTTTGAAATATCCTTCTGTGGCACTCCGTCGAACACTTCAAGAAAGGTATGTTCATCAAGATTTTTAAGGTCTTCTGCCGTAGAACGCCCGAAAAGTATATCCGAGGCCTTCACTGCTTTTTCAAAATCTTCGCGGCTGTGTACCCAAACCGTCACTTCTTCCGCCAGTTTTTTCTGAAGTTTCCTTTCATGGGGAGCCTGCTTATGCTCCTCTATCAGACTTTCAATTTCTTCTTTGCCCAGGAAGGTGTAGAATTTTATAAAACGTTCGGCATCCTCATCGGTCGCATTTACCCAAAACTGGTAGAAACGGTAGGGAGAAGTCCTTTTGGGATCCAGCCAGTAATTCTCGCCACTTTCAGATTTCCCGAATTTGGAGCCATCAGCCTTGGTGATAAGCGGAACCGTTAAGGCAAAGGCTTCGCCCTGTACCTTTCTGCGGATAAGTTCCGTTCCCGTGGTGATGTTTCCCCACTGGTCCGAGCCGCCCATCTGCAGCTTCACGTTATTGTTTTTGTAAAGGTGCAGGAAATCATAGCCCTGCAGTAACTGATAAGTAAATTCTGTAAAACTCATCCCCTCGGCACCGTTTTCGCCTGTAATCCGCTTCTTTACTGATTCCTTGGCCATCATATAGTTAACGGTCAGGTTCTTGCCCACATCGCGTACAAAATCAAGGAAGCTGAATTCCTTCATCCAGTCGTAATTGTTCACGAGCTCGGCTCTGTTCTCTTCCTCACCTTCAAAGTTGAGGAATTTTGAAAGTTGCGCCTTGATGCAGTCTACATAATGATTCAGTGTTGCTTCGTCCAGGAGGTTTCTTTCGCTGGATTTGCCGGACGGATCGCCAATCATACCGGTGGCACCGCCCACAAGAGCAATCGGCTTATGGCCGTGCTGCTGGAAATGGGCCAGAACTTTAATCGGAATCAGACTTCCTATATGCAGTGAATCCGCTGTGGGGTCAAAACCTATATATGCCGACGTAACTTCCTTATTCAACTGTTCATCAGTTCCGGGCATCATGTCTGCGTAAAGTCCTCGCCATTTAAGTTCTTCGATAAAAGGATTCATTTCTATAAAATTTTGGGTAAATATAATGTTATAACAGCCTGAAATTTTGGTTCGGATATCACTCTGCCTTCCGGGTGGCCAAAACTTCAGTTTTCTGCAGGCGTTTAAAGGTGCGTGCACTAAGTGCGATACTGAATTCAAAAAGAATAAGAAGTGGGATAGCAGCCATCATCATGCTGATGACATCAGCCGGCGTAATAACCGCTGCAATGATCATAATAAGCACTATGGCATGTCGCCTGTAAGTCCTGAGGAATTTTGGCGTCAGGATGCCGATGGTTGTCAGGAAATAGACGATCACCGGAAATAGGAATACGATTCCCATACCGAGAACAATCTGGAAAAACAGGGCCGTGTAATCAGAAAGGTCATACAGAGGTTCAATGATATCAGAAATTTTGAAAAGTACGGCAAAGTTGATGGCAAAGGGCAGGATAAGATAATATCCGCAAAGAATGCCCAGAAGGAACAGGATCCATACGGAGTTAATCAGCATCAGCGAATTGTTTTTTTCCTGAGGCCGGAGAGCTGGTGATATAAAGCGCCAGAGTTCCCAAACAATATAAGGAAAGGCCAGTACCACGCCACCCAGGAAGGAGACGGACATCATCACATTAAACTGCTGGTAGAGTTTCTGTACACGAACCGGAAAATCATCCGGAAGTATCATGGCATCCACACCGCTCATTTGCCTGGACAGCATATTGATCACCTGAAATGTGGGAAAATCATTTCGCACCGGACCGAAAAATACCTGGTCCATAATCCATTCAATATTGAAACCTACCACCAGCGCACCTATGACTATCGCTATGATACATCTGATCAGGTGGCCGCGCAGTTCGCCAATGTGTCCCATAAAGGACATGTCTTTTCCTTCGCTCATTTTATTGGGTTCCGGCATTCAGCATATGAAAACGGAAGCTGCAAAAATACTGATTTCTGCGGGATAATAGGCAGGCTGGGTTCAGGAAAACCAGTTACTAATTGATGCCTTCATCCAGTAGCCTGTGGATGTCGATGATGCCAAAATACTGTCCCTGGTCTGTAACGATCAGCTGCCCGATATTCCGCTCTTTAAGGATAGCCATAGCCACTTTGGCCAGTTCCTCTTTGTCGATGCTTTTAGGATGGTGGCTCATAATTTCTTTGGCAGTGACTTTCGAGACATCTTCTTCGCGCATCAGCATACGGCGCAGATCACCGTCGGTAATAACACCAACGATTTCCTGGTCACGGGTGACCACTGTAATTCCGTGCGAGGAACCGCTTACTGAAATAATGATTTCTCTGATGCCGGCATCTTCGGTAACCTGTGGTTTCTGCGGAGAAAGGAACTGTTTTACGCGGGCGGTGAGGTTTTTCCCCAGGCTGCCACCGGGATGGAACCTGGCAAAATCCTGCTCGCGGAAGCCACTAATTTCCATTAGGCAAACGGCCAAAGCGTCACCCAAAGACATCTGCACGGTGGTGGAGCTGGTGGGTGCCAGTTTTATGGGGCAGGCTTCCTTTTCTACAGAAGAGTCCAGGATGACCTCCGAAAATTCAGCCAGTTTAGAATTGGGATTTCCGGTCATGCCAATAAGGGCTGACGAATATTCTTTCAGAAATGGCAGCAGGTTTACGATTTCGGGCGAATTGCCGCTGTTGGAAATGCAAAGCACCACATCGCTTTTCTGAATGACACCCAGGTCGCCGTGTATGGCTTCCGACGCGTGAAGAAACTGTGCCGGTGTACCGGTAGAATTAAGGGTAGCTACAATTTTATTTCCTACATGGGCAGATTTGCCTATTCCCACAACAATAAGTTTTCCTGCAGCGCCGTTTATAATCTCCACGGCTTTAAGGAAATGGTGATCCAGACGGTTTTTAAGATTTTCGAGTTCCTGTATTTCAATGCTTACTGCAGACCTGGCAATATCGAGGATTTTTTCCGGATTCATTTTCAGATATTTGGGATGGAATTTGGATATGATTTATATCATTTATTTTTTTGTGTTAACGCGTTGAAAATCGACTCCATAGATTGAGTTTGTGATTTTAATTTGTTAACTTTGGCTTATTTGCAAATTTAGAAAACTTTAAACGAATTACGTTTACTGAATACAGAATGTGGATGTAGAAAGACCTTAGTGGTAAAGCCCGCTTACGGTCTTAAAATGAATAATAAGATGAAAATAACTTCCGCCGAACTAACAGGCGAACTTAAAAAATATTTCGGATTTTCAAAATTCAAAGGTCAGCAGAAAGAAATCATCACTACCCTGCTGGGAGGCAATGATGTTTTTGTGCTTATGCCTACGGGTGGCGGAAAATCCCTTTGCTACCAGTTGCCCGCCCTTATTTCGGAGGGAACCGCAATCGTAGTCTCACCGCTGATCGCCCTGATGAAAAATCAGGTAGATGCCGTGAACGGCCTCTCCTCGGATCCCGGCGTAGCCCATGTCCTGAACTCATCGCTTAACAAGACCCAAACCAAGCAGGTTTTCGACGATATTACCGCAGGACGAACCAAATTATTATATGTTGCCCCCGAATCACTCATCAAGGAAGAGTATCTTGACTTTCTGAAGGAGGTTAAGATTTCCTTTGTAGCCATTGACGAGGCGCACTGTATTTCCGAGTGGGGCCATGATTTCCGCCCGGAATACCGCAATCTGAAGCTGATCATTGACAAAGTTGCCGATGTTCCCGTAATTGCGCTTACCGCTACTGCTACACCTAAGGTGCAGGACGATATTCAGAAAACACTTGGAATGACCGATGCGAAAGTGTTTAAGGAAAGTTTTAACCGGCCTAACCTTTTTTATGAAGTACGCCCGAAGGTCAACATTGACAAGGAAATTGTCCGCTTCATAAATCAGCATAAAGGGAAGTCCGGAATTGTGTACTGCCTGAGCCGCCGGAAGGTAGAAGAGTTTGCTCAGCTGCTGCAGGTGAACGGAATCAACGCACTGCCTTATCATGCGGGTCTGGACCAGAAAACCAGGGTAGCCAATCAGGATAAGTTCCTGATGGAGGAGGCTGATGTAATTGTGGCTACCATCGCTTTCGGTATGGGTATTGACAAGCCGGATGTACGATTTGTTATTCACTATGATATTCCAAAATCCCTGGAGAGTTATTACCAGGAGACCGGCCGTGCCGGCAGGGATGGTGGCGAGGGTCACTGCCTGGCTTTCTACGATCCCAAAGACATTGAGAAGCTGGAAAAGTTCCTGGCCCAAAAACCTGTCTCAGAGCGCGAAATTGGCCTGCAGCTGCTGAACGAAGTGGTGGGTTATGTGGAAACCTCCATGAGCCGCCGCCAGTACATACTGCATTATTTCGGCGAAAAGTTTGATCCTGTAAAGGGCGAGGGAGCGCAAATGTGCGACAACTCTGTAAATCCACCCAAGTTGGTGGATGCTACGGCCGAGCTGAAGATGGTCCTGGAGATGGTGAAAGAGCTGGATGAAAAATTTAAAACTAAAGACCTCATCTCGGTGATTGTCGGTAAAGAAAATTCTGTTACCAAATCTTATAAACTGGAATCCGGAAGACATTTCGGCATGGGCAGGGATAAACCTGAGAATTTCTGGAAATCAATTATCCGTCAGGCTACCGTTCAGAATTATCTCCAAAAAGACATTGAGACCTACGGGGTTCTTAAGGTTACCGAAAAAGGTTCGAATGTAATTTCAGGGAAAGATACTGAAGCTTTCCAAATTGCCGAAGACAGGCAGTACGATCTTGCACAGACTAAGGCCAATTCAGACCAAATGCAGGGTCAGCAGGGTGGTGGACTGGATCAAAACCTGTTTGCGCAACTGAAAGATCTTCGTAAAAAGGTGGCTAAAAAACACGGAATTCCGCCTTACACGGTGTTCATGGATCCCAGTCTGGAAGATATGACTGTTCAGTATCCGATTAAGATTGAGGAAATCGGTAAGATTTATGGCGTAGGCGAGGGCAAGGCCAGAAAATACGGTAAGGAATTCGCTGAATTCATCAGCAGGTATGTAGAGGAAAACAATATTGAACGTACACAGGACATGGTTATCAAGCAGGTGGCAAACAAGTCATCCCACAAGGTGTTCATCATCCAGAGTACCGATAAGAAAATTGACCTGGAAGACATTGCCAAAGCGAAGAACCTCAGTATGCACGACCTCCTTAAGGAAATGGAAAGTATTGTATATCAGGGTACCAAACTTAAGATTGACTATTACATCGATGAGAATTTTGATGAGGATATTGTAGAGGAATTCATGGACTTTATGAAAGGCTCCGAAAGTGACAGTATGAAAGTATTGCTCAATGAATTTGGTGACGACCTTAGTGATGATGAGGTTCGTATGCTCCGTATCAAATTTATTTCGGATGTAGCCAATTAATGCCTTTGGCTTCACGCTGAAGAAAGATAAATTTTTCCGGCATCTCCTGGGTGCCGGAATTTTTTTTGTTTTGATTTTTTGTCGCTTCCTACATTTGTTAATTGTGCGTATCCGTACAAGTTTTGCTTCAAAATTTTCGTAATTTTGTGCCACTTAATTTTTAATTATCAAATCAAAATAAAATGAGTCAATTTGATGTTACCGTTATCGGTTCAGGTCCCGGTGGTTACGTAGCTGCAATCCGTTGCGCACAGTTGGGTTTAAAAACTGCAATCATTGAGAAATATCCCACCATGGGCGGTACCTGCCTCAATGTAGGTTGTATTCCTTCCAAAGCGCTCCTGGACAGTTCAGAACATTTTGAAAACGCAAAACATAACTTTGCCTCTCACGGAATCATCATCGATGAGCCAAAAGCTGATCTTGCACGGATGATTGAAAGAAAAAATGAAGTAGTGGAGCAAACCACCAAAGGGATCAACTTCCTGATGGACAAAAACAAGATCACCGTTTTCGAAGGGGTGGGAAGTTTTGAATCTTCCACTCAGGTTAAGGTTACCAAAAACGACGGTTCCACTGAAACCTTAGACTCAAAATACATCATTATCGCAACAGGTTCCAAACCCAGCTCACTTCCATTCATCACTTTGGATAAGGAGAGAGTGATCACTTCT belongs to Chryseobacterium sp. and includes:
- the recQ gene encoding DNA helicase RecQ, which gives rise to MKITSAELTGELKKYFGFSKFKGQQKEIITTLLGGNDVFVLMPTGGGKSLCYQLPALISEGTAIVVSPLIALMKNQVDAVNGLSSDPGVAHVLNSSLNKTQTKQVFDDITAGRTKLLYVAPESLIKEEYLDFLKEVKISFVAIDEAHCISEWGHDFRPEYRNLKLIIDKVADVPVIALTATATPKVQDDIQKTLGMTDAKVFKESFNRPNLFYEVRPKVNIDKEIVRFINQHKGKSGIVYCLSRRKVEEFAQLLQVNGINALPYHAGLDQKTRVANQDKFLMEEADVIVATIAFGMGIDKPDVRFVIHYDIPKSLESYYQETGRAGRDGGEGHCLAFYDPKDIEKLEKFLAQKPVSEREIGLQLLNEVVGYVETSMSRRQYILHYFGEKFDPVKGEGAQMCDNSVNPPKLVDATAELKMVLEMVKELDEKFKTKDLISVIVGKENSVTKSYKLESGRHFGMGRDKPENFWKSIIRQATVQNYLQKDIETYGVLKVTEKGSNVISGKDTEAFQIAEDRQYDLAQTKANSDQMQGQQGGGLDQNLFAQLKDLRKKVAKKHGIPPYTVFMDPSLEDMTVQYPIKIEEIGKIYGVGEGKARKYGKEFAEFISRYVEENNIERTQDMVIKQVANKSSHKVFIIQSTDKKIDLEDIAKAKNLSMHDLLKEMESIVYQGTKLKIDYYIDENFDEDIVEEFMDFMKGSESDSMKVLLNEFGDDLSDDEVRMLRIKFISDVAN